In the genome of Macrobrachium rosenbergii isolate ZJJX-2024 unplaced genomic scaffold, ASM4041242v1 13895, whole genome shotgun sequence, one region contains:
- the LOC136837930 gene encoding uncharacterized protein has product MTTACETSTRWPCRYLPLALRKKAFNLTHGLSHPSGHAPHPKSQGIQTTWGANFTSSLWHSLVTSLGTKVNHTATYNPEANGMVEHLHLSLKAALTTKYQDERWRKELPWILLALRTFPHSAFNASPAEALYRQSLAIPADVLQDPTQPTTCSGVRRALEQIMPAKTTYESARKAYVLEELG; this is encoded by the exons ATGACCACCGCCTGTGAGACAAGTACCAGGTGGCCTTGCCGCTATTTACCCTTGGCATTGAGGAAGAAGGCTTTCAATCTCACCCACGGCTTATCACACCCATCAGGCCATGCCCCACATCCAAAGTCACAAGGCATACAGA CGACCTGGGGGGCTAACTTCACATCCTCCCTTTGGCACTCCCTCGTCACCAGTCTTGGAACAAAAGTAAATCACACAGCAACCTACAACCCAGAAGCAAATGGCATGGTCGAACATCTCCACCTCTCCCTAAAAGCAGCTCTCACCACCAAGTATCAAGACGAAAGATGGAGAAAAGAGTTGCCGTGGATTTTACTGGCACTAAGAACTTTCCCTCACTCAGCATTCAACGCATCGCCAGCAGAAGCACTCTACAGACAGTCGTTGGCAATTCCTGCAGATGTCCTTCAAGATCCAACACAACCAACAACCTGCTCTGGCGTCCGTAGAGCGCTGGAACAAATCATGCCAGCAAAAACAACATACGAGTCAGCAAGAAAAGCATACGTCCTAGAAGAACTGGGCTAG